From a single Lolium rigidum isolate FL_2022 chromosome 7, APGP_CSIRO_Lrig_0.1, whole genome shotgun sequence genomic region:
- the LOC124670271 gene encoding ribonuclease 1-like, which translates to MKIVALSAVLLLLSLVAVSSAEEFDFFYLVQQWPGSFCDTKKGCCFPDTGKPATDFGIHGMWPNYAKCKTRGEVGGGALEMVTKRKKKCWPEFCNNGEPLKIAAITDLLKGLDANWPTLACKSGKSFEFWSYEWKKHGTCSGLDQHGYFSAALGFKAQHNLTAILAGAGILPTDEKTYFLSSIRDAIKEGTGFTANLECNRGAAGETQLFQVYQCVDRAGKKLIDCPLPMTGNCKDRVQLPAF; encoded by the exons atgaagatcgtTGCGCTCTCGGCGGTTCTGCTGCTGCTCTCTCTCGTCGCCGTCTCCTCAGCGGAGGAATTCGATTTCTTCTACCTCGTTCAGCAA TGGCCTGGATCCTTCTGTGACACGAAGAAGGGCTGCTGCTTCCCGGACACCGGGAAGCCGGCGACGGACTTCGGCATCCACGGGATGTGGCCCAACTACGCCAAGTGCAAGACACGGGgcgaggtcggcggcggcgccctggagATGGTGACCAAGCGGAAGAAGAAGTGCTGGCCGGAGTTCTGCAACAACGGCGAGCCCCTGAAGATCGCGGCGATCACGGACCTGCTCAAGGGGCTGGACGCCAACTGGCCGACGCTGGCGTGCAAGAGCGGCAAGAGCTTCGAGTTCTGGAGCTACGAGTGGAAGAAGCACGGCACCTGCTCCGGCCTGGACCAGCACGGCTATTTCTCCGCGGCGCTGGGCTTCAAGGCGCAGCACAACCTCACCGCCATCCTCGCCGGCGCCGGGATCTTGCCGACGGACGAGAAGACCTACTTCCTCAGCAgcatcagggacgccatcaaggaagGGACCGGGTTCACGGCGAACTTGGAGTGCAACAGGGGCGCCGCCGGCGAGACGCAGCTGTTCCAGGTGTACCAGTGCGTCGACCGCGCCGGGAAGAAGCTCATCGACTGCCCGCTGCCGATGACGGGCAACTGCAAAGACAGGGTCCAGCTGCCGGCCTTCTGA